A part of Esox lucius isolate fEsoLuc1 unplaced genomic scaffold, fEsoLuc1.pri scaffold_55_arrow_ctg1, whole genome shotgun sequence genomic DNA contains:
- the LOC117594222 gene encoding uncharacterized protein LOC117594222: protein MRRRMRDRYADVSREIVAMIAEHCAVEQRLHNIVNDVLARHSNQSEPQAVSLRERDTDPNQITTRTINTETEAREAVSLREQDTDQNQMTTMPLNIEIEARGDMLSTNTLGCFSQSNTDEITDEQILEILDPDRGTDDTMDDSMYRTTAADNTQSIFHLFEQFKTVEDFLKDDNMHVSVNPTTVTILEQTSNLDFSFDIDGVVIELEGMSAVKIHIQYLKFPKAIKTTIRPVFHLLKKHVKPKHYSTRGFKCFQHSQGMTLAQSQGWEITLCLIPNNHNGDVSIDSTIGMVEKAVEYFNAVLETFCSLLRIKTSFFNFSTMQFKPNPSPA, encoded by the exons ATGAGAAGACGGATGAGAGACAGATATGCTGACGTTAGCAGGGAGATTGTTGCAATGATTGCAGAACATTGTGCTGTTGAGCAAAGACTTCACAATATTGTCAATGATGTCTTGGCTCGGCATTCAAATCAATCTGAGCCCC AAGCTGTTTCGTTGCGGGAACGAGACACAGACCCAAATCAAATTACCACAAGGACAATAAATACAGAAACAGAAGCCAGAG AAGCTGTTTCGTTGCGGGAACAAGACACAGACCAAAATCAAATGACCACAATGCCATTAAATATAGAAATAGAAGCCAGAG GAGACATGTTGTCAACAAACACATTGGGTTGCTTCTCGCAAAGCAATACTGATGAAATTACAGATGAGCAGATTCTGGAGATCCTTGACCCAGACAGAGGGACCGATGATACA ATGGATGATTCAATGTACAGAACAACAGCTGCAGACAACACACAAAGCATTTTTCATCTTTTTGAGCAGTTCAAAACAGTGGAAGATTTCCTCAAAGATGACAACATGCATGTATCAGTAAACCCAACAACAGTGACAATTTTGGAGCAGACCTCTAATCTGGACTTTTCCTTTGACATTGACGGTGTCGTGATAGAACTTGAAGGAATGTCAGCTGTTAAAATACATATCCAATATCTGAAATTTCCAAAAGCCATCAAGACAACAATTCGACCAGTGTTTCATCTGCTCAAAAAGCATGTCAAACCAAAACATTACTCCACCAGGGGCTTTAAATGCTTCCAACATTCACAAGGGATGACCCTTGCACAATCACAG ggatgggaAATAACACTCTGTCTCATTCCAAACAACCACAACGGGGATGTATCAATTGACTCAACCATCGGGATGGTGGAAAAAGCTGTTGAATATTTCAACGCTGTTCTGGAAACCTTCTGCAGTTTGTTAAG GATCAAGACTTCATTTTTCAACTTCTCGACCATGCAATTCAAACCCAacccatcacctgcctga